A single Plasmodium knowlesi strain H genome assembly, chromosome: 13 DNA region contains:
- a CDS encoding ribosomal protein L29, apicoplast, putative, whose protein sequence is MLLTFTWRKTMNLYFTPLLFLLLCNAYIIIGVSLKRKCVSLFLNCNFNSAHKSNHQSPLFCYKKRIKAKELRKLSTEELEKEIIKCRLDIQKFQHQGFHDIHNYNIYYEKNARRKLAQLLTIYYERYLDKNVRIKSSSSEGADFNSIPPPRGDEEVKEPSSREQSSANSSSETKT, encoded by the exons ATGCTTCTTACCTTTacatggagaaaaacaatGAACCTTTATTTTACGCCCCTCctgtttctcctcctttgtaACGCATACATAATTATAGGGgtaagtttaaaaagaaaatgcgtCTCCTTATTCTTAAATTGTAATTTCAATAGTGCACATAAGAGCAATCACCAGAGTCCACTCTTctgttacaaaaaaagaataaaagcgAAAGAACTTAGGAAGTTGTCAACTGAGGAACTTGAGAAG GAAATCATCAAGTGCAGACTGGACATACAAAAGTTCCAACACCAGGGTTTTCACGATATACATAACTATAACATCTATTACGAGAAAAACGCCCGAAGGAAATTAGCACAGCTGCTGACAATATATTATGAGAGGTACCTTGATAAGAACGTGCGGATAAAAAGTAGTTCTTCTGAAGGGGCAGACTTCAATTCGATACCACCCCCACGGGGGgatgaagaagtaaaggagccAAGTAGCCGTGAACAGTCAAGCGCCAACAGCAGTAGTGAAACGAAAACATGA
- a CDS encoding cysteine repeat modular protein 3, putative has protein sequence MLIFFCCCFILFSSLSHDPTGRVQQLYGNLCYNSNSGLFVAHNPARCCTSCAGSFSPGSREILSFSNFYHHDEFIKRRIYPFVEHPTDDLWCNEPNLTQREAQTGKYTRINVPRGGGNPLQNKLKEKPLSLPSLLRLGGWKIVQGCVEIAKRSLHIGGRRVATRAPTEEQSQAGEQKSEDKNYNNNCKNCHNGNHNSGTSSNVITAGGLFSPGWAKGGTPLTTFGEKKREMLPGEESLIKRIFTIYRRVPYVHPWSKVTSKKQTRRCLAEFINLDTSPKGEKKASGVEGKYRGETPNDYLVGEKNREKNTKNIHMQEPSKSSGYHVESTPSRDISTSLKSLFLNRKKKKGEKNKRNNLSKNIGHTAEFIEEQNPMDKSPLTHILADQMFIRTKNQMTSIQIKGNKLNNFKYKNILIYDSFENCKGNILEKVSVKEISPFYILTETFMINKLGMFSICIEREEPEYVALLKIQKNLIEQITPLNDVSTVSVFSCNLGESSIYIPEENLVRVVKKVGENLSQKTYSYDNLGKVLMKEIKILACSSTKNYAVFLEMNYIIVVNSSMNTVYEVISHFLTKPVGIFLDNHIIYVTDADRKDIFRYTSEYIHQQISSSLTFLDQTGQISHASQMSEMEQGIGEKGEKLPSPAYHIPGKKNGRYIYATKKKKRDYLSPLGRIFLQDKGNEHIDYLMNGENYLIGYPEHLYKIRKYKRHRERLRGLLPNSVTLIYPAGIVVDQEKVYFVDTALHMLFCFSLKENKIIETFGYLNSPVMSDKGLNKPFSLSLFHVTKWKKSLLFLSELSSSIILIFEINENMQLYLTYGNLPLDIATSIVVTTKFLIVCGLKKSKENYVNYVTYIKIEDLSEFEIEYNKFPYTLHYGKVVNMTPLKKSSNIKKFTLRQYENKSTKNIETGLHIDKHSGIISGKVKISAWFHMEIVAYDYFKKNTLSFENFISSCPKGFFFKKRNCVPCPIGYYTSNAHRLQCLSCENYRKNSTTSYTGSISRNECLCKAGYYLDNTEKLCKKCPAGYYKDQIGDFKCQSTCENMKRSIVEGAASYEELKCACKDGYYTDAQSKCISCYLSSYCIYNPNVPIYKADIIPCKKYMVTLKRGSDSPKDCICSIGYFYENETDTCKLCAYDTYKPNPGNESCTPFVTNPGSTQEFLPNENYFEHSNVFLKKTSNVIISPKKGNSSFHSAKYCETGYFYSKNKSICSICRYNGYCKGLHNEVTMCPKNSITVQLKSVSALDCLCEKGYGRITIQKHKSFNILCVPCPYNTFQPHHSSGECIPCPPYTFTISPMSTSITDCLPQNGYYNMYFQYIYQHSKERLVRNVPLFFQQYRRYVNDQYRKGREAHLPKGKPKAILHGEHMCRIPHKHNPLSLHHLTNNLMEGGRIHWGHEENEKNSQCNWGNNPYATTAYEKDLTKNGIPKISNSIRNLKGTYSNAFYTNYFKNVILMDTSKMARFIQQEGSIFSLDNSPVEENNPKRMLNDQSELLQESTKWASSKRESVLMKDGKDDLPEITSAEGESSGTPGDSNSNLNESILLLEEVKAVARKFNFISQKRKDLLMLIKSREETYIENKGKDISYECYEMERAIVIQKNVYVSIIPEIDLISCLNRCISNIYCTGIEMDRTIPQGKTDLFFFLNKRHGTKILHFFKCYLYFYEEISSYYKKETLKRIEDIQYYDDANTITACVVQKNEMLELWKIYNLDICPNNYYCPEKSFRKKKCPLNSVKKNFQGTIKDCLCSPGYSLQKNLNLCVACEKGTYKDSTSNGKCTKCPLNLTTSSEASSSKYDCVCREGYYFHGRFSIKLVDLKMEKVMIEGIKKTKKNKILSLRNGKNKMEDLSFQVKSAGRRQKFHKMVQAILGESPQGEGGKRRHDGGDNTSVNNQNEVASIAKERSLSQMGDIPVHVSQSPHAVQRHYNAPSSLNFLSKKLYDNVDNSPYGTCIKCPDKMFCPGFWFKNFERELHHPPIFCPKGSTIPKTTLESTDMHKCICGKGYSINVKKNHYNSGGNNVNDRSDKNGRWGSSGEMCVKCEEGYYKDIVDNSPCAGLCMEFSTSFQGSISKKQCFCSSGKYMIHESSHEMKCVNCSKGALCIGGLKYKSLKNLIKDSNYTDIEINDHVIPFPQKGYFATFEIKHDDFAWSPLNSLNLQINNYEKGDIIIKNKIAKELFGRRARYLTVERSDQNDHPKDNKMEIKPGNEKRLGYAPSKESNLLVGVGVTHILVNEKLEKLKYKNEYLTVERIPDFHLCPISKRCVGGVDNLCAHGSEGYLCNNCSKNYDTIYFRSQCFKCKKTKTELMNLLARKIFFYMIVFFLIYLNYFCYVKRNFVFMGILKIWYFFIICFLPYIYIVESNHNSLSNHLFYFHFFITLPMRFLTQYLKMNCFMNSYSNQQYIHIWYIQRYIKIAEPMIDCVVLTAIFLTIYLVYTWLKRKKISTVERVISKQINKVHSKGYYQHRSDFYYHYYQKHVIDTINNKKGREIFWLRKWENASFEREHSSGEEGGKEQQKENTKQGKKKQERNKNGKITKTPQRSSSTFNGNSTQCGSSAHISTSDDSFGIRRMEKKEVSSSNENLHNFNEEFLPKDESNYSVEENIGKDKYWTYMCALNIYNIKAFGLFRYIHPSSISTFSRIKRVLSDLKILYIVILYIYFPFTLISLLELVWCQPVKYKNKTPILILYHMPSQVCNWRNKLFATGVIYSSVFFLMYLFLFIFSFYGTLKNFKIYGSYSKRVRSYFLFNGYNYQNRCWDLFNVVKVIFVAISFTCQLYTKKIHNAKYFICCCIVFILITEVTLILMYSPYDKRSNNILRKLSLLSTFSILITYLSVQFSFFFNLPIMNSLPFVLFVYFHLYMGNKIVLEFAIYKNIFKRKVEEEDQQDVGREAEGLLNEQSFFNFGKEKSNQNGAYLNAHADDRITSGTHNSSTEREEKKKKKTSFFFSFPYSSGLKNCYLYDLLLRVNNIPFYSILFNEKGEEIFIFEKGSTKSKYEEIVKNVKMDTTDRPHTGVISLDLLHSDLLYYNINDPSRQPLSNINYVNLKKTSTNWSQRMGERKLSNNYEQCLRREKKYSKEKGNNLHDHEDRENSRRAIPPINVTHFINCLIEAINILFVNQSYNQINVEWISFVTRFSICFIHWMKNHDENLLNLVPINKKQFERKKRNLLFYSLFSSYAEVYSVRSIIGDMDKFEGKKKNFLQAEKLEQFYIYLDEAKKETPPAKPVNSQTNDEEKSKCYTPLNFLDDEFYRCEKDIIKLLFDENIFKNLSISIVEFFFSIYMIQFIESKRLSILIFLFCEKKKYLSREKQFLKIIEARKKDIQLIMFSQNNKQMYDFVENNYMNEYNQDLKKKIKKLQNLIRKKEKSSLKREKVKSITRAQGNTANKMSNANAYFVQTLKKLLDDSSATTRGHTGGAKRKTQERTPN, from the exons atgctaatttttttttgttgttgtttcattttgttttcctccctATCCCATGATCCTACAGGAAGGGTGCAACAACTCTATGGAAACCTTTGTTACAATTCTAACAGCGGTTTGTTCGTGGCACACAATCCGGCCAGGTGCTGTACAAGTTGTGCTGGGTCTTTTTCACCAGGTAGTAGAGAAATATTAagcttttcaaatttttaccaCCATGATGAATTTATTAAAAGGAGAATTTACCCTTTTGTAGAGCATCCTACGGATGATCTATG GTGCAACGAACCCAATCTAACGCAGCGCGAGGCGCAGACGGGAAAATACACACGGATCAATGTCCCACGCGGGGGAGGAAATCCTCTGCAGAATaaattaaaggaaaagcCGCTTTcgcttccttctcttttgcGCTTAGGGGGTTGGAAAATTGTGCAG GGATGTGTAGAAATAGCCAAGCGCAGCCTACACATCGGAGGAAGAAGGGTCGCCACTCGTGCACCTACGGAGGAACAAAGCCAAGCGGGTgaacaaaaaagtgaagataaaaattataacaaTAACTGTAAGAACTGCCACAATGGCAACCACAACAGTGGCACTAGTAGTAATGTTATAACGGCGGGGGGGCTCTTCTCTCCTGGGTGGGCCAAGGGAGGGACCCCTTTAACGACATtcggtgagaaaaaaagggaaatgctCCCAGGGGAAGAATCACTCATAAAGAGGATATTCACAATTTATAGAAGAGTACCGTATGTGCATCCCTGGTCTAAAGTCACTTCAAAAAAACAGACACGACGATGTCTCGCAGAGTTTATCAACTTAGACACAAGtccaaaaggggagaagaaggCAAGTGGAGTAGAGGGGAAATACCGAGGAGAGACACCAAATGATTACCTAGTGGGTGAGAAGAACCGAGAgaagaatacaaaaaatatacacatgcaaGAACCCAGTAAGTCATCCGGCTACCATGTGGAATCTACACCAAGTAGAGACATAAGCACATCGTTGAAGTCACTATTTctaaacagaaaaaaaaagaaaggagaaaaaaataagagaaaCAACCTTTCCAAGAATATTGGGCATACAGCAGAATTTATAGAAGAACAAAATCCTATGGATAAGTCTCCCCTTACGCATATCCTGGCTGACCAAATGTTTATAAGAACGAAAAATCAGATGACATCCATTCAGATTAAAGGGAATAAACTAAACAATTTTAagtacaaaaatattttaatatatGATTCCTTTGAAAATTGTAAAGGGAATATCCTTGAGAAGGTCTCTGTAAAAGAAATTTCACCTTTCTACATATTAACAGAAACTTTTATGATTAACAAACTGGGAAtgttttccatttgcatCGAAAGGGAAGAGCCAGAATATGTCGCATTGTTAAAAATCCAAAAGAACTTAATTGAACAGATAACACCATTAAATGATGTAAGCACAGTATCTGTATTCAGCTGCAACCTCGGGGAATCATCCATATACATTCCTGAAGAAAACCTGGTGAGGGTTGTAAAAAAAGTAGGAGAAAATTTATCACAAAAAACTTATTCTTATGATAATCTGGGTAAAGTTTtaatgaaagaaataaaaattttggcTTGCTCTTCCACCAAAAATTATGCTGTCTTCCTGGAAATGAATTATATAATCGTTGTCAATTCAAGCATGAACACTGTATACGAAGTTATTTCACATTTCTTGACTAAACCGGTTGGCATATTTCTAGACAACCACATTATATATGTCACAGACGCGGACAGGAAGGATATTTTCAGATATACGTCGGAGTATATACACCAGCAAATCTCCTCTTCGTTGACCTTTCTGGACCAAACTGGGCAAATCAGTCATGCTAGCCAAATGAGCGAAATGGAGCAAGGGATAggggaaaagggagaaaaactgCCATCACCTGCGTATCATAttccaggaaaaaaaaacggtcgatacatatatgcaacaaaaaaaaaaaagagagactACCTCTCTCCCTTGGGGAGAATCTTCCTGCAAGATAAAGGAAATGAACATATAGACTATTTAATGAACGGAGAAAATTACCTAATAGGCTACCCTGAACATTTGTACAAAATACGCAAATACAAAAGACACAGGGAAAGGCTTAGAGGACTTTTGCCTAACAGTGTAACATTGATTTACCCAGCAGGAATTGTTGTGGATCAGGAGAAGGTATACTTCGTAGACACAGCACTACATATGctattttgcttttccttgaaggaaaataaaattatcgaGACTTTTGGTTATCTAAACTCTCCAGTTATGAGCGACAAGGGATTGAACAaacctttttccttatccttaTTTCATGTGactaaatggaaaaagagcctcctttttttgagcGAACTTTCTAGCTCTATAATCCTAATATttgaaataaatgaaaatatgcaATTGTACTTAACATATGGTAACCTCCCACTTGACATCGCTACCTCCATTGTCGTGACGACAAAATTCTTAATCGTCTgtggattaaaaaaaagtaaagaaaattatgtgaactatgttacatatataaagaTTGAAGACTTGAGCGAGTTCGAAATTGAGTACAACAAATTTCCATACACCCTACACTATGGAAAAGTGGTAAATATGACACCCCtgaaaaaaagtagcaaCATAAAAAAGTTTACCCTTAGACAGTACGAAAATAAAAGCACTAAAAATATCGAAACAGGATTGCATATAGACAAACACAGTGGAATAATAAGTGGGAAGGTAAAGATCTCGGCATGGTTCCACATGGAAATAGTGGCTTACGATTACTTCAAGAAGAACACCTTGAGTTTTGAAAACTTCATCTCTTCATGTCCTAAGGGATTCTTCtttaagaaaaggaattgtgTCCCTTGTCCAATAGGGTATTATACTTCAAATGCGCATAGACTCCAATGCTTGAGCTGTGAAAactacagaaaaaattcaaccaCCTCTTACACTGGATCCATTTCCAGAAATGAGTGTTTATGTAAAGCTGGATATTACCTCGATAACACAGAAAAGTTATGCAAAAAATGCCCGGCAGGCTACTATAAGGATCAAATAGGAGATTTCAAATGTCAGTCTACAtgtgaaaatatgaaaagaagTATTGTCGAAGGAGCAGCCAGTTATGAAGAATTAAAGTGTGCATGCAAAGATGGGTACTATACCGATGCTCAATCCAAATGTATTTCATGCTATTTAAGCTCTTATTGTATTTATAACCCAAACGTTCCTATTTACAAAGCGGATATTATTCCttgtaaaaaatacatgGTAACTTTAAAAAGGGGATCTGATTCCCCTAAAGATTGTATCTGCTCCATTGGTTATTTCtacgaaaatgaaacagaCACATGCAAGCTTTGTGCCTATGATACGTATAAACCAAACCCAGGCAATGAATCCTGCACACCATTTGTAACTAATCCAGGATCCACACAAGAATTTCTCCCcaatgaaaattattttgaacattcaaatgtgtttttaaaaaaaacatctaaCGTTATTATTTCCCCCAAGAAAGGGAACTCCTCTTTCCATAGTGCCAAGTATTGCGAAACTGGATACTTCTACAGCAAGAATAAGTCcatttgttccatttgtAGATATAACGGGTACTGCAAAGGTCTCCACAATGAAGTTACTATGTGCCCAAAGAATTCAATCACGGTCCAGTTAAAGAGTGTCAGCGCTCTAGACTGTTTATGCGAAAAGGGATATGGGCGAATAACCATTCAAAAGCACAAATCATTCAATATATTATGTGTCCCTTGTCCTTACAACACTTTCCAGCCTCACCATTCTTCTGGTGAATGCATTCCTTGCCCTCCTTACACCTTTACCATTTCTCCAATGTCCACTTCCATCACGGACTGCTTGCCTCAAAATGGCTACTACAACATGTACTTTCAGTACATATACCAGCATTCCAAGGAGAGGCTCGTTAGAAATGTGCCTTTGTTTTTTCAGCAATACCGTCGCTACGTGAACGATCAGTACAGGAAGGGGAGAGAGGCGCATCTTCCCAAAGGGAAGCCAAAAGCAATTTTACATGGAGAACATATGTGTAGAATACCTCATAAGCATAATCCTCTATCACTACACCATCTGACTAACAACCTGatggaggggggaagaatcCATTGGGGTCacgaggaaaatgaaaaaaattcccaatGCAATTGGGGCAACAATCCCTATGCCACAACTGCCTACGAAAAAGACCTCactaaaaatggaattccCAAAATAAGTAACAGCATACGCAATTTGAAAGGAACGTACAGCAACGCCTTCTACACGAATTACTTCAAAAATGTCATTCTCATGGATACTTCAAAAATGGCCCGTTTTATACAGCAGGAGGGGTCCATATTTTCTTTAGATAACTCACCAGTAGAGGAAAACAACCCTAAGAGGATGCTTAATGATCAGAGTGAGCTACTTCAGGAAAGCACCAAATGGGCATcttcaaaaagggaaagtgtACTAATGAAAGATGGAAAAGATGACCTACCCGAAATAACGAGCGCTGAAGGAGAGTCGTCAGGGACACCCGGTGATAGCAACTCAAATTTAAATGAATCAATTCTACTACTAGAAGAGGTGAAAGCGGTTGCACGCAAATTCAACTTTATATcacaaaagagaaaggacTTACTTATGTTGATAAAGTCAAGGGAAGAAACTTACATAGAGAATAAGGGAAAGGACATATCGTACGAATGCTACGAAATGGAAAGAGCAATagttatacaaaaaaatgtgtatgtatCTATCATTCCAGAAATTGATCTAATAAGTTGTCTTAACAGATGTATCTCAAATATATACTGCACAGGAATAGAAATGGATAGAACAATTCCCCAAGGAAAGACAgacttatttttcttcctaaacaAAAGACATGGGACGAaaattctccattttttcaaatgctatttatatttttatgaagAAATTTCATCATATTATAAAAAGGAGACTTTGAAAAGAATAGAAGATATACAATATTATGATGATGCGAATACGATAACAGCCTGTGTGGTGCAAAAGAATGAAATGCTAGAGTTGTGGAAGATCTACAATCTTGATATATGTCCAAATAACTATTATTGTCCTGAAAAatcatttagaaaaaaaaagtgccccTTAAATTCAGTTAAAAAGAACTTCCAGGGAACTATCAAAGATTGCTTATGTTCCCCAGGGTACTCGCTgcagaaaaatttaaatctGTGTGTAGCATGTGAGAAGGGAACTTACAAAGATTCTAcatcaaatggaaaatgcACCAAATGTCCTCTGAACTTAACTACATCTTCTGAAGCATCGAGTTCCAAGTATGACTGCGTTTGCAGAGAAGGCTATTATTTTCACGGACGATTCAGCATAAAATTGGTGGACttgaaaatggagaaagttATGATTGAAGGTattaaaaaaacgaaaaagaataaaattctATCTCTacgaaatgggaaaaacaaaatggaggatCTTTCTTTTCAAGTAAAGTCTGCTGGGAGAAGGCAAAAATTCCACAAAATGGTGCAAGCAATTTTAGGGGAAAGTCCTCAAGGGgagggagggaaaaggagaCATGACGGGGGTGACAACACGAGTGTAAATAATCAAAACGAAGTGGCATCTATCGCCAAGGAGAGAAGCTTGAGTCAAATGGGAGATATCCCGGTGCACGTTTCTCAGAGCCCGCATGCAGTGCAAAGACATTACAATGCACCCTCCagtttaaattttctttccaaGAAACTTTATGACAACGTGGACAATTCCCCCTACGGAACGTGCATTAAATGCCCCGATAAAATGTTCTGTCCGGGATTTTGgtttaaaaatttcgaaaGGGAGCTTCATCACCCTCCCATATTTTGTCCCAAGGGGTCAACCATACCTAAGACGACCTTAGAATCGACGGACATGCACAAGTGCATATGCGGAAAAGGGTACAgcataaatgtgaaaaagaaCCACTACAATAGTGGAGGAAACAACGTAAATGACAGAAGCGACAAAAATGGCAGATGGGGAAGTAGCGGCGAAATGTGCGTGAAGTGTGAAGAGGGATACTACAAAGACATTGTGGATAATTCACCCTGCGCTGGGCTATGCATGgaattttccacttccttccaaGGATCTATCAGCAAAAAACAGTGCTTTTGTTCTAGTGGAAAATATATGATACATGAGTCTTCCCACGAAATGAAATGCGTGAATTGTTCCAAAGGGGCACTATGCATTGGTGGCTTGAAGTACAAGTCGCTAAAGAATTTAATCAAGGATTCCAACTACACCGACATAGAAATTAACGACCATGTTATTCCATTCCCTCAGAAGGGATATTTCGCTACCTTTGAAATAAAACATGATGATTTCGCATGGTCACCGCTGAACTCCCTAAACCTTCAGATAAATAATTACGAAAAAGGAGATATcataattaaaaacaaaattgccaAAGAGCTATTTGGCCGAAGGGCAAGATATCTTACTGTAGAGAGGAGTGATCAGAATGATCATCCAAAggacaacaaaatggaaataaaaccgggaaatgaaaaacgaCTGGGTTACGCCCCCAGTAAGGAAAGTAACTTACTAGTCGGAGTGGGAGTAACGCACATCCTAGTTAacgaaaaattggaaaagctgaaatacaaaaatgaatatttaaCTGTGGAAAGAATTCCAGATTTCCACTTGTGTCCAATTAGTAAAAGGTGCGTAGGGGGTGTAGACAATTTATGTGCTCACGGATCGGAAGGATATTTATGTAACAACTGCTCAAAGAATTATGATACGATTTATTTCAGATCCCAATGctttaaatgtaaaaagacaaaaacagAACTGATGAATTTATTGGctaggaaaatatttttctatatgatagtattctttttaatatatttaaattatttctgCTATGTAAAAAGGAACTTTGTATTTATGggcatattaaaaatatggtatttttttatcatctgTTTTTTGCCCTACATTTATATAGTAGAGTCCAATCATAATTCTCTATCAAACCATTTGTTCTACTTCCACTTCTTTATCACTCTCCCTATGAGATTTCTCACTCAATATTTGAAGATGAACTGCTTCATGAACTCGTATAGCAACCAAcagtatatacacatatggtACATCCAGAGGTACATAAAAATCGCGGAGCCCATGATTGACTGCGTTGTGTTAACTGCTATCTTTTTAACTATCTACCTGGTGTACACATGgctgaagaggaagaaaattagcACCGTAGAAAGGGTCATTTCTAAGCAGATTAACAAAGTACACTCCAAGGGGTACTATCAGCACCGCTCCGACTTCTACTACCACTACTACCAAAAACATGTTATTGACACgattaataataaaaaagggagggaaatTTTCTGGTTGCGGAAGTGGGAGAATGCTTCTTTTGAGCGTGAACATTCGTCCGGCgaggaagggggaaaggagcagcaaaaggaaaacacaaaacaaggaaagaaaaaacaagagaggaacaaaaatggaaagataaCAAAAACACCTCAACGGAGTAGTAGCACATTCAATGGAAACAGTACACAATGTGGTAGCAGTGCCCACATATCCACCTCAGACGACTCTTTTGGCATCAGgagaatggagaaaaaagaagtatcCTCTAGCAACGAAAATCTGCACAATTTTAATGAAGAATTTTTGCCTAAGGATGAATCAAATTATTCGGTGGAGGAAAACATAGGAAAGGATAAATACTGGACGTACATGTGTGCTCTTAATATCTACAATATTAAAGCCTTTGGATTATTCCGTTACATACACCCATCTAGCATCAGCACGTTCAGTAGAATAAAGCGAGTTCTGTCTGATTTGAAAATCCTCTACATTGTcatcttatatatatacttcccATTTACTCTTATTAGCCTTTTAGAGCTGGTGTGGTGCCAACCCGTAAAGTACAAGAATAAGACACCCATCTTAATTCTCTATCACATGCCTTCCCAAGTTTGCAACTGGAGGAATAAATTATTTGCAACAGGAGTAATATATTCTTCCGTCTTCTTTCTCATgtatttattcttatttatCTTTTCGTTCTATGGCACCTTgaagaattttaaaatatatggcTCGTATTCAAAACGAGTGCGGAGTTACTTTCTCTTCAATGGGTACAATTACCAGAACAGGTGTTGGGACCTCTTTAACGTGGTCAAGGTGATCTTCGTGGCAATTTCCTTCACTTGTCAATTGTACACCAAGAAAATTCATAACGCaaaatatttcatttgtTGTTGCATTGTGTTTATCCTAATTACAGAAGTTACTCTCATTTTGATGTATTCCCCTTACGACAAAAGGTCGAATAACATTTTGCGCAAGTTAAGTTTGTTGTCTACCTTTTCCATATTGATAACATATCTAAGTGTCCAGTTcagctttttctttaatttgcCCATCATGAACTCTTTGCCGTTCGTTTTATTTGTATACTTTCACCTCTATATGGGTAACAAAATTGTACTAGAGTTTGCCATTTacaagaatatttttaagaggaaggtggaggaagaggatCAGCAAGACGTAGGGCGAGAAGCAGAGGGGTTGCTCAACGAGCAAtccttcttcaattttggaaaggagaaaagtaaCCAGAATGGGGCTTACCTAAACGCCCATGCAGATGATAGGATCACAAGTGGAACACACAACTCTTCCaccgaaagggaagaaaagaagaaaaaaaaaacttctttctttttctccttcccttactCATCTGGATTGAAGAACTGCTACCTGTATGATCTCCTCCTACGCGTGAATAATATCCCATTTTATTCCATCCTTTTCAacgaaaaaggggaggagatTTTCATATTTGAAAAGGGGTCCACCAAATCGAAATACGAAGAAATAGTAaagaatgtaaaaatggacacCACGGACAGGCCTCACACAGGAGTAATAAGCCTAGATCTGCTACACTCAGATTTGCTTTACTACAATATTAATGATCCCTCCAGACAGCCCCTCTCCAATATCAACTATGTAAACCTGAAGAAGACAAGCACGAACTGGTCTCAACGTATGggtgaaagaaaattatCCAACAATTATGAACAATGTttaaggagagaaaaaaagtactcCAAGGAAAAGGGCAACAACCTACATGATCACGAAGATAGAGAAAATTCAAGACGAGCCATTCCTCCAATTAATGTAACTCATTTTATCAATTGCCTCATTGAAGCCATAAACATTCTTTTCGTTAATCAGTCATATAACCAAATAAACGTAGAATGGATCAGCTTCGTTACGAGATTTTCTATATGCTTCATACACTGGATGAAGAACCACGACGAAAATTTATTGAATCTCGTTCCAATCAATAAGAAACAattcgaaaggaaaaaaagaaatctcttgttttattccctttttagtTCCTACGCAGAAGTTTATTCTGTGCGCTCCATTATTGGAGATATGGACAAGTtcgaggggaaaaaaaagaatttcctACAAGCGGAAAAACTAGAACAATTTTACATTTACCTGGATGAAGCAAAGAAAGAAACCCCTCCAGCAAAACCAGTTAATAGCCAAActaatgatgaagaaaaatccaAATGTTACACTCCCCTAAATTTTCTAGATGATGAATTTTACAGATGTGAAAAGGATATCATTAAATTACTTTttgatgaaaatatttttaaaaacttgtCCATCTCCATCGtggaatttttcttctcaattTATATGATTCAATTTATCGAAAGTAAGCGTCTctctattttaatttttctcttctgcgagaagaagaaatatttaagTAGGGAAAAGCaattcttaaaaataatcgaagccagaaaaaaggacatcCAACTTATTATGTTCTCGCAGAACAACAAGCAGATGTACGATTTTGTGGAGAACAACTATATGAATGAGTACAATcaggatttaaaaaagaaaataaaaaaactaCAAAACTTAATccgaaagaaggagaagtccTCTctcaaaagagaaaaggtgAAAAGCATTACGCGTGCGCAGGGAAATACGGCGAACAAAATGAGCAACGCGAACGCGTACTTCGTTCAGACATTGAAGAAGCTCCTAGATGATTCGTCTGCCACCACGCGGGGACACACGGGGGGCGCAAAGAGAAAGACCCAAGAGAGGACGCCAAACTAA